From one Anopheles bellator chromosome 1, idAnoBellAS_SP24_06.2, whole genome shotgun sequence genomic stretch:
- the LOC131214930 gene encoding coiled-coil domain-containing protein 86, with translation MDSLKATPNISHILSKIKQPDNLAHKTEAVVEKSKPVVDKATTKATKNDESAPNVQIRGRPKSGRIWKTQKERFAVVKKTIRRMKTKERLAYRQEMKQIKELSQSLKNERKRQNEEKRERREENKRRRLENERKAEIVQIINNPAKLKRMRKKQLRMIEKRDISKLKVV, from the exons ATGGATTCCTTGAAAGCCACTCCCAATATCAGCCATATTTTGTCCAAAATAAAGCAACCGGATAATTTAgcacacaaaacggaagcTGTCGTGGAAAAGTCCAAACCAGTAGTGGACAAAGCCACGACGAAAGCCACCAAGAATGATGAAAGTGCTCCGAATGTGCAAATTCGAGGAAGACCAAAATCGGGTAGAATTTGGAAGACGCAGAAGGAAAG atttGCTGTAGTAAAGAAGACTATACgccgaatgaaaacaaaagaacgTTTAGCGTACAGACAGgaaatgaagcaaatcaaGGAGCTGTCCCAATCGCtgaagaacgaaagaaaacgccaGAACGAGGAGAAGCGCGAACGACGGGAAGAGAACAAGCGGAGAAGATTGGAGAATGAACGGAAGGCTGAGATCGTTCAGATAATCAACAACCCTGCCAAACTGAAGCGCATGCGAAAGAAGCAGTTGCGAATGATTGAGAAACGAGACATAAGTAAATTAAAGGTTGTTTAA
- the LOC131216812 gene encoding mpv17-like protein: MVPSRMLRHPLVKGMVTYTFLWPTANLVQQSLEGKSIDSFDYGQCARYGLYGALYVAPTLYGWVRLSSMMWPRMDWRTAIGKAIVEQATYGPFAGVSFLFVMSLLEGRTQAEAAREVRLKFPQTYAVGLTVWPLVQTINFALVPERNRVPFVAACSFLWTVFLASVKRRDAAEEDIETK, translated from the exons ATGGTGCCTTCAAGAATGTTACGACATCCCTTGGTTAAAGGAATGGTCACGTATACTTTTCTTTGGCCAACAGCGAATCTAGTGCAACAGAGTCTAGAGGGGAAAAGTATTG ACTCATTTGATTATGGCCAGTGCGCGCGTTATGGTTTATATGGTGCGCTTTACGTTGCGCCAACGCTCTATGGATGGGTTCGGTTGTCCTCGATGATGTGGCCCCGAATGGATTGGCGGACGGCGATTGGAAAAGCAATTGTAGAGCAGGCAACGTATGGCCCGTTTGCGGGAGTCAGTTTTCTCTTCGTCATGTCGCTACTTGAAGGACGCACACAAGCTGAAGCAGCACGTGAAGTGCGGCTGAAATTCCCCCAAACATACGCCGTTGGATTGACGGTTTGGCCGCTGGTTCAAACTATCAACTTTGCCCTTGTTCCTGAGCGAAACCGCGTTCCGTTTGTGGCTGCGTGCAGTTTTCTATGGACGGTTTTCCTGGCTTCAGTCAAACGCAGAGACGCCGCAGAAGAAGATATCGAAACCAAATAA